A window of Bacillus toyonensis BCT-7112 genomic DNA:
ACACCCATACGGTCCATTAAATGAATAATACCAGGTGCTGCTTCACACATTGCTTTAACTGGTGGTTGGTTCGCTAAGAAATCCCCACCATAAATTGTATCGTCAAAGTGGATCCATGGAGAATCCCCTTCACCTTTCGTATTTACGGCACCGTTAATTCCGCCCTGAGCACATACAGAATGTGAACGTTTTACTGGTACTAATGAAAACAGTTCAACATTTACTCCTGCTTCTGCCGCTTTAATCGTTGCCATTAAGCCAGCCAAGCCACCGCCGACTACTATAAGTTTCCCTTTCATGCTCTCCCACTCCTTACTGGTTTGCTAGCTGTGGATCGATGAACGCTAATAATGCACTCACACCTACATAAGATAGACCTAAGAAAATAGCTAATGTTACATAAGTAGAGATTCTTTGTGAACGTGGAGACACTGTAATTCCCCAGCTAATGCAGAATGTCCATAGTCCATTTGCAAAGTGGAAAATTGTTGAAACAACACCAACTAAATAGAATGCAAACATAGCTGGATTGTTTAAAATATCTGCCATCATATCGTAGTTTACCTCTTTACCTAACATTGCTTGAATACGAGTTTCCCAGACATGCCAAGAAATGAAGATCAGCGTAACGATACCTGAAATTCGTTGGAAGACGAACATCCAGTTACGGAAATAACCGTAAGATACCGCATTGTTCTTAGCTGTAAATGCAATATATAAGCCATATATAGCATGGTACAGTATAGGTAAAAAGATGATGAAAATTTCTAGCGCATACCGGAATGGAAGGAGCTCCATAAAGCCTGCAGCTTTGTTAAAAGCCTCTGCTCCTCTTGTTGCAAAGTTGTTTACAATTAGATGTTGCGTCAAAAAGACACCAACCGGGATGACCCCCATTAATGAGTGCCACTTACGAAACGTATACTCGCGGCCTTTCATGTCCCCATTACCCCCTTGAATGTTTGACTGCTGTTTTCAGATTAATTTACAACAATAATGTTTTTTCACTATTGGCATAAGAAAAACTGAAAAAATTATTCGAAATATTTCAGCATAATTTGATACCAAGTTCATTTTACTCCTATTTTTGTCGAAGCGTCAAGAAAACGTATACATAATTTGCATATAATTTGCCAATTCTTTTTTTCTTCTTATATATTCAGATTTTCCTAAAGAAAAATCTGTTTTTATAAATGAGAAATGTTATATAATAAGCCCTATAGAAAGAGGGGAATATTGTGAGCAAAAATACAATCGATATAACATCTTTAGAAGATGTTTCATTGAACGCCTTCGCTTATGAATTGCTACGTGAAGAATTACTACCTGATTTAATTGGTAACGATTTAGATGGTATTTTATACTGGTCCGGTAGAAACCTTGCAAGAAAATATCCGCTAGAAACAATTGAAGAAGTCATTCAGTTCTTTGAAAAAGCTGGTTGGGGCACTTTAAGTATTATTGAGCATAAACGTCGTGAAATGCAGTTCCAACTTAAAGGCACTCTCATTGCTGAACGTCAAAAACAAAACAGACATTCTTCTTATCAATTAGAAGCTGGATTCATTGCTGAGCAAATTCAGAAGCAACGAAACGTCGTAGCAGAGTCATACGAAGAAAAGAAAAAACGTTCAGACTCTATTACATTTCTTGTGAAATGGGATATAAAAGATCTCATTGAAGTGTAGCCTTACCTACAGTCAACTAGACATATAAGTTTAGTTGACTTTTTTGTATTTTCATTCAGATGCGTTTATTTTAAATCTTCAGAAATTATACCAAAAAACAGAAGACGTTGTAAACTACAACGTCTTCTTATCTGTTAAATACGTATAAATTGTTTCTGCGACATTTTTCGGCATACCCGCTTCGACAAATTCTGCTACAGAAGCTTCTTTCATCTTCTTTAATGAACCAAAATGTTTTAACAATACCTTTTTCCGTTTATCACCGATTCCTGGAATATCGTCCAGTGCTGATTGAATGACAGATTTCCCGTGTAATTGACGATGGAATGTAATCGCAAATCGATGCACTTCATCTTGAATGCGCTGCAATAAATAAAATTCTTGGCTATTCCTCTCAAGTATCACCGGTTCAGGTGGATCCCCAATAATTAAATGGGATGTTTTATGTTTGTCATCTTTTACAAGGCCTGCCATCGGAATATATAACCCAAGCTCATTTTCTAGAACATCACTTACAGCTGCCAGATGACCTTTTCCCCCGTCAATAATGATTAAATCTGTTAATGGTAAATTCTCTTTAAGCGCCCTTGTATAACGGCGCCTCACAACTTCTCTCATAGACTCATAATCATCTGGTCCTTGAACCGTTTTAATTTTATATTTCCTGTACTCTTTCTTCGCTGGTTTCCCATCGATAAAAGCAATCATTGCAGAAACGGGATTTGTTCCTTGAATATTTGAGTTATCAAACGCTTCAATACGATACGGTGTTTCAATCCCGAGCTGCTTTCCTAACTGATCTACAGCTTTAATCGTTCGCTCTTCATCACGTTCAATTAAGTAGAATTTCTCTTCAAGTGCAATTTTCGCATTTTTATTTGCTAATTCTACAAGATCTTTTTTCTTACCACGTTTCGGCTGCGTCGCTTCAACTTCTAAAAAGCGCTCTACTAATTCTGAGTCTATACTTCCTGGAACAACAATTTCTTTCGGTTTAAAATGACTGCTGTTTTCATAAAATTGACCGATAAACGTTAAAAACCCCTCTTCTGGTTCATCATAGATTGGAAACATAGAAACATCACGTTCAATTAGCTTTCCTTTTCGAACGAAGAAAACTTGAACGCACATCCATCCTTTATCAACTGCATATCCAAATACATCACGGTCCACTAAGTCACTCATAATCATCTTTTGTTTTTCCATAATTGCATCTATATGAGCAATTTGATCTCGCAATTCTTTCGCACGTTCAAATTCTAGTTTCTCTGAAGCCTCATACATCTTTATTTCTAATTCTGAACGAATTTCTTTATGTCCACCATTTAAAAACTTAATAATTTCATCCACAATTTCTTTATTTTGTTCTTCCGTCACTTCTTTCACACAAGGTGCTAAACATTGGCCCATATGATAATATAAACACACTTTATCGGGCATGTTTGAGCATTTGCGAAGCGGATACATGCGATCTAATAGTTTTTTCGTTTCATGAGCTGATTGTGCATTCGGATAAGGGCCAAAATACTTTCCTTTATCCTTTTTTACGTTACGCGTAATGAGTAAGCGCGGCTGTTTTTCAGCGGTAATTTTAATAAAAGGATATGTTTTATCATCTTTTAATTGAATATTATATTTTGGATCATACTTTTTTATTAAATTTAACTCTAAAATAAGAGCCTCCAAATTTGAAGAGGTTACGATATATTCAAAATCTACAATTTCTCCTACAAGCCGAAGTGTTTTCCCATCATGCGAACCAGTAAAGTACGAGCGCACACGATTTTTTAACACTTTTGCCTTCCCGACATATATAACCGTTCCTTGCTTATCTTTCATTAAATAACAACCAGGTTGATCTGGTAAAATAGCCAATTTCTCTTTCAAATGTTCGTGCACTCGCCTACCTCCATTTCTACATGCTTATCATTGCAAATTCAAAATAAAAACATACAATGACAAAACACCCAACATACGTTCTTTTATTGTAACGGAAAGGTTTAAAAAAGGAAAATAAAAAAAGCTACCAAATGGTAGCTTCTTTCTTTTAGAAGTGTTTAGAAACTAATTCTACTAACGCTTCTTTCGGTTTGTAACCTAACGCTTGATCAACTACTTTACCGTCTTTTAATACGAAAAGAGCTGGAATGCTCATTACTTCAAATTGACGAGCAGTTTCTTGGTTTTCATCAACGTCTACTTTTACTACTTTTACTTTTTCACCTAATTCTGAATCGATTTCCTCTAATACAGGAGCGATCATTTTACAAGGTCCACACCAAGGTGCCCAGAAATCTAATAATACAACACCTTCGCTAGTTTCAGCTGCGAAGCTTTGGTCATTTGCGTTTATAATTGCCATTTTATTTCCTCCTTCAAGTATATTCTACCAAGAGTATATCATTAACTTATATACGTGGCGAATAATATGTATCGTTATGTATTGTAACAAAAAAATGTTCCTTTATACTATATAAAAATATGGATGAAATACTAAAAAGGTGAGGGACAGGGGATCCCTCACCTTTTTCTATATATAGGGGTACTTCACTTGGAACTCAAGGGTACTCAAATCATGAATGTACTTTTAACTTTTTAAACTCTTCTGTTAAAAGAGGTAAAACTTCGAATAAGTCACCAACAATACCATAGTCAGCTACTTTGAAAATACTTGCTTCTGGATCTTTATTAATTGCAACGATTATTTTTGAGTTAGACATACCAGCTAAATGCTGAATCGCACCAGAAATACCGCATGCAATGTATAGATCTGGCGTAACGACTTTACCCGTTTGACCAATTTGTAATGAGTAATCGCAATACTCAGCGTCACAAGCACCACGAGATGCTCCAACAGCGCCGCCTAGTACATCAGCTAACTCTTTTAATGGCTTAAATCCATCTTCACTCTTCACACCACGTCCGCCAGCGATAATAACTTTCGCTTCTGAAAGATCAACGCCTTCTGCAGTTTTACGGACAACATCTTGAATAATTGTACGTAAATCTTTCACATCTACTGTAATAGAAGACACGTCACCTGTGCGAGACTCGTCTTTTTCAAGAGTTGCAATGTTATTTGGACGCACTGTCGCAAATAAGATACCATCTGTTACAATCTTCTTCTCAAACGCTTTACCAGAGTAAATCGGGCGAGTGAAGATAACATTTCCACCTTCAACTTCTAAAGCAGTTACGTCAGAAATTAGACCAGCTTCAAGCTTCGCTGCTAATTTTGGTGATAAATCTTTACCAAGTGCTGTATGTCCAAATACGATACCTTCTGGCTTTTCTTCAGCATATACAGCTAAAAACGCTTGTGCGTAACCATCAGATGTATATGATTTTAATTTATCATTTTCAACTGTCACAACGCGATCTGCACCGTAATGAATCAATTCATTTGCAAAAGAGGCAACGCTGTCTCCAACTAGAAGACCTACCACTTCACCGCCTTCTGCAATTGTTTTTGCTGCTGCTACCGCTTCAAACGAAACGTTACGTAGCGATCCGTCACGAACTTCACCCATTACTAATACTTTACGAGCCATAGATTTTCCCTCCTGCATATATAATTTCGTATTTTATTAGATTACTTTCGCTTCTGTATGGAGCAACGATACAAGTTCTTTTACTTGATCTTGCAGCTCGCCTTGTAACACTTTTCCTGCATCTTTCTTAGGAGGCAAATAGATTTCAATTGTTTTTGTCTTTGCTTCCACATCATCTTCTTCTAAATCTAAATCATCTAATTCTACTTCTTCCAGTGGCTTTTTCTTCGCTTTCATAATACCCGGAAGCGATGGATAACGCGGTTCGTTTAAACCTTGTTGTGCTGTTACTAAAACTGGTAATGACGTTTCAATAACTTCTGTATCACCTTCAACGTCACGCTCAATCTTCACGTTTGTACCATCAATCTCAAGTTTTGTAATTGTCGTTACGTACGGAATATTTAGCGCTTCAGCTACGCGTGGACCAACTTGTCCAGATGCACCGTCAATCGCAACGTTTCCGCCTAAAATTAAATCTGCATCTTTATCTTTTAAATATTCAGCAAGTACTTTTGCTGTTGTAAACTGATCGCCATTTTCAACATCATCTTCAATATTAATTAATACCGCTTTATCACAGCCCATCGCTAATGCTGTACGAAGTTCTTTCTCACTATCTTCGCCACCAACTGTTACGACAGTAACTTCTCCACCTTGTGCGTCTCTTACTTGAATTGCTTCTTCAATCGCATATTCATCGTAAGGGTTGATGATGAATTCCGCTTCGCCATCGTAAATTGCACCGTTTTTAATTACGATTTTTTCTTCTGTATCAAATGTTCGTTTCATGAGTACGTAGATGTTCATTCCATTTACCCCCTTATTTTTTCAGAAAGATTCTATCAATTTTAAAATTCTGTTAATTTATATTAAAAAAATAATTGAACTACCTACCACTAAACGAAGGCTTACGTTTTTCTAAAAACGCTGCTACACCTTCTCTTCCATCTTCACTCGTAAATACTTCACCGAAGATTTGAGCTTCGCGCTGTACACCTTCGTAATAATGAGACGATTTTGTCGTTTGCAATAACTCTAACACAGCACGAGTTGTTGCTAGACTTTTTCCAGCAATTTGTTTTGCAACTTTAAGTGTATCGTCTAAAAGTGTTTCTTCAGAAAACACTCCGTTAACAAGTCCCCATTTTAATGCTTCTGCACCAGTAATTGGTGTACTCGTTAACATCATTTCACAAGCTTTCGCTTTCCCAACATAACGTGGTAAGCGCTGTGTACCTGCAAAACCAGGAATTAATCCAAGTGTTAATTCAGGTAAACCAAGTTTTGCACTTTCAGTTACAAAGCGCATGTGGCAAGACATAGCAAACTCAAGGCCGCCGCCAAGTGCCGCTCCATGAATTGCCGCGATAACTGGTTTTGAACATTTTTCAACACGCTCAAATGTAACTTGTCCAAGCTGTGCTAATTCTGTCGCTTGCTTCGCTTCAGTAACAGATGTAAATTCTTTAATATCTGCTCCAGCTGAGAAGAAGCGCCCTTCACCGTGAATAACAACAACACGAATGTTATCATCCTTCTCCACTTGATCAATTAACTCAGTAACGTCATGCATAACTTGTGAAGACATCGCATTCGCTGGCCCGTGATTTAACGTCGCCACCGCAATATGGTCTTCAACTCTTACAGATAGGAATTTCAACATGATCCCTCCCATTATTGACGATAACCACAAGCCGCAATAAGTAGCCCATGTACCGTTTTTGAAAGTGCGACCAGATCATACTTATGATCGCTCATTACCCAATTGGTCACAACTTCATCTACTGTTCCAAAGATCATTTGTCTTGCCACACGAACATTTAAGTCCGCCTGAAACTCACCTTGCTTTATACCTGTCTCTAAAATTTCATCCATAACTTGTAAGTAGCCTTTTAATACTTCATTTATTTTAAGGCGCAAGTCTTGATTGGACTGTCTTAGCTCTAATTGCGTAACGATAGCAAGAGGATCATTTTGTGATAACAGCAAGAAGTGCGTTTCTACCAACATGAATAACTTCGCTACAGCGCTTTCAATTCCTGCTGTTTTTTGACGAATTGTTTCAACAAATTCTCCCATCTTCTCTTGGAATAAGGATATTAATATATCTTCTTTATTTTTAAAATATAAATAAATCGTGCCATCAGCTACCCCAGCTTGCTTTGCAATTTTAGAAACTTGCGCTTGATGGTATCCATTCTCTGCAATCACAATGACTGCCGCATCAATAATTTGATTGTATTTCGGTCTATTTTTCTTCACTTTACTGTCCCCTTCAAGAAGATGACTGAATGAATAGTCATTCATATTCTTATAATACTGACTATTTAGAAAAGTGTCAATCCTATTTTTTCAAAAAGAAAGGGCCTTAGCCCGTTTGCTCATCCTCATTCTTTCTCTTCTCTTCATCTATTAGGACGCGGCGCAAAATTTTCCCTACTGTCGTTTTCGGCAATTCATCTCTAAACTCGTATACTTTCGGTACTTTATAAGCCGCTAAATATTTACGTGCAAACTGATCTAATTCCTCTTCAGAACATTCAGCGCCTTCTTTCAAAACAACAAATGCTTTTACAGTTTCCCCTCTGTACGGATCAGGAACACCGATCGTCACTACTTCTTGCACCTTTTCGTGTTCATATAACACTTCTTCTACTTCACGAGGATATACGTTAAAACCGCTAGCAACAATCATATCTTTCTTACGATCTTTCACATAGAAAAAGCCATCCTCATCCATGTATCCTACATCACCTGTATGAAGCCAGCCATCTTGCAATACAGCCGCCGTTTCTTCTGGCTTATTCCAATACCCTTTCATAATTTGTGGGCCTTTAACAACTATTTCACCGATTTCACCTGGAGGTAATGCCTCTCCTGTTTCAAGTGACATGATGATTGACTCCGTATCTGGCCACGGTACCCCAATACTTCCTGGCACACGTTTTTCCCACAAGAAATTCCCATGTGTAACGGGTGATGACTCCGTTAATCCATAACCTTCTACCAGTTTACCACCTGTAACGCTCTCAAACTCCTCCTGTACTTCTACAGGAAGCGGTGCAGAGCCACTAATACAAGCCTGAATAGAAGAAATATCATATTCTTTTAAAAGAGGGCTATTTAATAGAGCAATATAAATGGTCGGCGCTCCTGGAAATAGTGTAACTTTATGTTTTTTAATTGCTTCAAAAACCATTTTCATATCAAACTTCGGAATAAGCACCATTTTATACCCTTGCATAATACTTAAATTCATTACAGCTGTCATTCCGTATACATGAAAAAACGGAAGGACACCAAGGATCACTTCTTCTCCCTCTTTACAATTATATAACCAATGTGCTCCCATTAAAGTGTTCGAAACGAGGTTTTTATGCGTCAGCATAACCCCTTTTGGAAATCCTGTCGTTCCCCCCGTATACTGCAAAAGAGCTAGATCATTTTCAGGATCACAGGGAACCTCAACATCAGCAGTACTTTCCCTTTCTACTGATTTCCATAGATGAATCGTTTCGCTTTCCGACACATTCACAACAAGATTCGCCTGCTTTTTTTGTACAAATGGATAAAGTAAATTTTTAGGGAATGGTAAGAAATCTGCAATACGAGTTACGATAATGTGCTCCAGCTTTGTGGCATTTTGAACATTAGTAACTCTCGGAAACACTAAATCAAGGCAAAGAATGACTTTTGCCCCAGAGTCATGAAGTTGGTACTCAAGCTCTCTTTCTGTATAAAGAGGATTCGTTTGTACGACAATCCCCCCCGCAAGCAAAGTACCATAATAACCGATTACAGATTGCGGACAATTCGGCAACATAATCGCAACTCTATCTCCCTTTTCAACACCAAGCCTTTGCAGATAATTCGCAAACTTCTTTACCTTGTCATGGAAATCTGAAAATGTAACATCTTTACCTAAAAAATGAAGCGCTTTCTTTTCTGGATAACGAGAAGCTATTTTCTCTAAATATCCATGAAGTGGCTGAATATCATAAGAAATAGTACTAGGAATTTCCTCTGGATAACTTTTCAACCAAGGTTTTTCCACCTTCATTCCCCCTTCAAATACATAAAAAATAAATGAATGTTCATTCATGATGGTTGTTTTCATTATATTATAGTCATAACAACGTTACAATCATAATATTCTGACTTTTATATAACTATGCTTTACCTCATTAACTTCTTATTATATGTACAAACTCTCTTACTCTTAAAAGAGTAAGAGAGTTATTATTTAACTTAGTCTTATAATTGTTAATACCGCTCCTGGAGTAGTCGTTGATAACGTCGCAACAGCTAACAAGCCAAATAATTGCAAACTAATTGCACTCCCCACCGCAAGAGTCGTAATAATTGTTGCACTAAACGATGTGGTTGCTAATGCAGGGGAATTGATCGTCCCAGCAAGCGGTGCCCCATTAATTGT
This region includes:
- the sdhC gene encoding succinate dehydrogenase cytochrome B558, which translates into the protein MKGREYTFRKWHSLMGVIPVGVFLTQHLIVNNFATRGAEAFNKAAGFMELLPFRYALEIFIIFLPILYHAIYGLYIAFTAKNNAVSYGYFRNWMFVFQRISGIVTLIFISWHVWETRIQAMLGKEVNYDMMADILNNPAMFAFYLVGVVSTIFHFANGLWTFCISWGITVSPRSQRISTYVTLAIFLGLSYVGVSALLAFIDPQLANQ
- a CDS encoding YslB family protein, which translates into the protein MSKNTIDITSLEDVSLNAFAYELLREELLPDLIGNDLDGILYWSGRNLARKYPLETIEEVIQFFEKAGWGTLSIIEHKRREMQFQLKGTLIAERQKQNRHSSYQLEAGFIAEQIQKQRNVVAESYEEKKKRSDSITFLVKWDIKDLIEV
- the uvrC gene encoding excinuclease ABC subunit C, producing MHEHLKEKLAILPDQPGCYLMKDKQGTVIYVGKAKVLKNRVRSYFTGSHDGKTLRLVGEIVDFEYIVTSSNLEALILELNLIKKYDPKYNIQLKDDKTYPFIKITAEKQPRLLITRNVKKDKGKYFGPYPNAQSAHETKKLLDRMYPLRKCSNMPDKVCLYYHMGQCLAPCVKEVTEEQNKEIVDEIIKFLNGGHKEIRSELEIKMYEASEKLEFERAKELRDQIAHIDAIMEKQKMIMSDLVDRDVFGYAVDKGWMCVQVFFVRKGKLIERDVSMFPIYDEPEEGFLTFIGQFYENSSHFKPKEIVVPGSIDSELVERFLEVEATQPKRGKKKDLVELANKNAKIALEEKFYLIERDEERTIKAVDQLGKQLGIETPYRIEAFDNSNIQGTNPVSAMIAFIDGKPAKKEYRKYKIKTVQGPDDYESMREVVRRRYTRALKENLPLTDLIIIDGGKGHLAAVSDVLENELGLYIPMAGLVKDDKHKTSHLIIGDPPEPVILERNSQEFYLLQRIQDEVHRFAITFHRQLHGKSVIQSALDDIPGIGDKRKKVLLKHFGSLKKMKEASVAEFVEAGMPKNVAETIYTYLTDKKTL
- the trxA gene encoding thioredoxin; translated protein: MAIINANDQSFAAETSEGVVLLDFWAPWCGPCKMIAPVLEEIDSELGEKVKVVKVDVDENQETARQFEVMSIPALFVLKDGKVVDQALGYKPKEALVELVSKHF
- the etfA gene encoding electron transfer flavoprotein subunit alpha, whose product is MARKVLVMGEVRDGSLRNVSFEAVAAAKTIAEGGEVVGLLVGDSVASFANELIHYGADRVVTVENDKLKSYTSDGYAQAFLAVYAEEKPEGIVFGHTALGKDLSPKLAAKLEAGLISDVTALEVEGGNVIFTRPIYSGKAFEKKIVTDGILFATVRPNNIATLEKDESRTGDVSSITVDVKDLRTIIQDVVRKTAEGVDLSEAKVIIAGGRGVKSEDGFKPLKELADVLGGAVGASRGACDAEYCDYSLQIGQTGKVVTPDLYIACGISGAIQHLAGMSNSKIIVAINKDPEASIFKVADYGIVGDLFEVLPLLTEEFKKLKVHS
- the etfB gene encoding electron transfer flavoprotein subunit beta → MNIYVLMKRTFDTEEKIVIKNGAIYDGEAEFIINPYDEYAIEEAIQVRDAQGGEVTVVTVGGEDSEKELRTALAMGCDKAVLINIEDDVENGDQFTTAKVLAEYLKDKDADLILGGNVAIDGASGQVGPRVAEALNIPYVTTITKLEIDGTNVKIERDVEGDTEVIETSLPVLVTAQQGLNEPRYPSLPGIMKAKKKPLEEVELDDLDLEEDDVEAKTKTIEIYLPPKKDAGKVLQGELQDQVKELVSLLHTEAKVI
- a CDS encoding enoyl-CoA hydratase, with protein sequence MLKFLSVRVEDHIAVATLNHGPANAMSSQVMHDVTELIDQVEKDDNIRVVVIHGEGRFFSAGADIKEFTSVTEAKQATELAQLGQVTFERVEKCSKPVIAAIHGAALGGGLEFAMSCHMRFVTESAKLGLPELTLGLIPGFAGTQRLPRYVGKAKACEMMLTSTPITGAEALKWGLVNGVFSEETLLDDTLKVAKQIAGKSLATTRAVLELLQTTKSSHYYEGVQREAQIFGEVFTSEDGREGVAAFLEKRKPSFSGR
- a CDS encoding TetR/AcrR family transcriptional regulator, which gives rise to MNDYSFSHLLEGDSKVKKNRPKYNQIIDAAVIVIAENGYHQAQVSKIAKQAGVADGTIYLYFKNKEDILISLFQEKMGEFVETIRQKTAGIESAVAKLFMLVETHFLLLSQNDPLAIVTQLELRQSNQDLRLKINEVLKGYLQVMDEILETGIKQGEFQADLNVRVARQMIFGTVDEVVTNWVMSDHKYDLVALSKTVHGLLIAACGYRQ
- a CDS encoding long-chain-fatty-acid--CoA ligase, with the protein product MEKPWLKSYPEEIPSTISYDIQPLHGYLEKIASRYPEKKALHFLGKDVTFSDFHDKVKKFANYLQRLGVEKGDRVAIMLPNCPQSVIGYYGTLLAGGIVVQTNPLYTERELEYQLHDSGAKVILCLDLVFPRVTNVQNATKLEHIIVTRIADFLPFPKNLLYPFVQKKQANLVVNVSESETIHLWKSVERESTADVEVPCDPENDLALLQYTGGTTGFPKGVMLTHKNLVSNTLMGAHWLYNCKEGEEVILGVLPFFHVYGMTAVMNLSIMQGYKMVLIPKFDMKMVFEAIKKHKVTLFPGAPTIYIALLNSPLLKEYDISSIQACISGSAPLPVEVQEEFESVTGGKLVEGYGLTESSPVTHGNFLWEKRVPGSIGVPWPDTESIIMSLETGEALPPGEIGEIVVKGPQIMKGYWNKPEETAAVLQDGWLHTGDVGYMDEDGFFYVKDRKKDMIVASGFNVYPREVEEVLYEHEKVQEVVTIGVPDPYRGETVKAFVVLKEGAECSEEELDQFARKYLAAYKVPKVYEFRDELPKTTVGKILRRVLIDEEKRKNEDEQTG